One segment of Vibrio orientalis CIP 102891 = ATCC 33934 DNA contains the following:
- a CDS encoding glycine zipper 2TM domain-containing protein yields the protein MKKLLWIILVFPLIANAAYQRNTARPVNQVLFGSVDTVRYITQQDIVKSQGSGWETLLGAVVGGVIGNQFGGGTGKEVATAVGAVAGAGVARNHANQEYRIEYKVVEILIKTEDGKLIDVIQDVDTNMLFERGDKVRILYFDDGVRVDKEY from the coding sequence ATGAAGAAATTATTGTGGATCATATTGGTTTTTCCTCTTATTGCCAATGCAGCGTACCAAAGAAATACGGCTAGACCAGTGAATCAGGTGCTGTTTGGCAGTGTCGATACGGTTCGTTACATTACTCAGCAAGATATTGTGAAATCACAAGGCAGTGGCTGGGAAACGCTATTGGGTGCTGTCGTTGGCGGTGTCATCGGCAATCAGTTTGGCGGAGGAACGGGTAAAGAGGTTGCAACGGCGGTTGGCGCGGTTGCTGGGGCAGGTGTCGCGAGAAATCATGCGAATCAAGAGTATCGCATTGAATATAAAGTGGTCGAGATCTTGATTAAGACTGAGGACGGCAAGTTGATTGATGTTATCCAGGATGTCGATACGAACATGTTATTTGAACGTGGCGATAAGGTTCGTATTCTCTATTTTGATGATGGAGTGCGGGTTGATAAAGAGTATTAA